From a region of the Rhodothermales bacterium genome:
- a CDS encoding TonB-dependent receptor, whose product MTRLCTVLALLLSLTTASASAASAAEPSSLPDITGKIAGRVTDAATGDPLPGVNVLIEGTTQGSATDLDGYYTIVNVKPGTYTIRCSFIGFRIEVVENVQVIVDKTTRIDFELREEIFEGEEVIVTAERGIVQVDRTTTTAVVDGEQLAALPVTSIGQAIDLQAGVVDGRFRGGRSGEVAYLVNGVPINNAFNNQAAFDVEQNMVASLEVISGVFNAEYGQALSGVVNIVTKDVADKWSASFLGYIGTLASSKSLEFTNRSVAPGNGLLPSDFSSEQVKFFDAAGLDHFKDIQFSVGGPVIKDRLGMQASLRYLDDKGYLFGRDLFSPSDSSAGLTQSRTDQWIIESTGDGEIIPMGAGERLSLNLTANVRISRTFNLDYNLFLQDGSSKPYDQYFKYVPEGVNNNYVFSQTHIVGLRYTVGNKSYGNVSYSYLKDNFESRRFDLPDGYDLDYCIGLTSDDLTNENLQRCKLDSRYQTPRLSSLVGSNAFSVGGNYLGSGDETTTTHTMLADFSSQVNRIHLMKAGVQARLHSLRNLGYGIEKSARTQFTAQISPSQYSRTILEANPIEFSAYVQDKMEFEGLIVNAGLRFDLFDPDYDLPNDWAQADKERIINPLVPTDSISNRTPADIQLQLSPRIGIAFPISSTGVMRFSAGLFFQTPRLNLLYTNPEYEVNPAASSVQFGNAGLDPERTLAFEVGLQQGLTEDIGLELTLFAKDVRNLTGQEIERTPRGDYAIRWINTDYGTIRGLTFSLYQRPGSLLSWTLDYTLQFAEGTASDPGLAFEREIAGLEKILSLERLNWDRRHVLNGTATLVPYEGFSLTFVGRMRSGEPYTTTRNFVRSTQVNNADRPLQFFSDLRVYYKPKMIKQDMQLFLQIENLFDTRPEYAVYSSSGRADESLEKELDRARTIPVGGVNSLDEWYFNQGWFGGPRRVSLGLSVRI is encoded by the coding sequence ATGACGCGGCTATGTACTGTACTGGCACTTCTGCTGTCGCTTACTACAGCCTCAGCATCAGCAGCCTCAGCGGCAGAACCCTCATCACTCCCGGACATCACGGGCAAAATCGCGGGGCGAGTGACTGACGCCGCCACCGGCGATCCGCTCCCGGGCGTAAACGTGCTCATCGAGGGGACAACCCAGGGCTCGGCTACCGATCTGGACGGGTACTACACGATCGTGAACGTGAAGCCCGGGACATACACGATCCGATGCTCTTTCATCGGCTTCCGGATCGAGGTCGTCGAGAACGTCCAGGTGATCGTGGACAAGACGACGCGTATCGACTTCGAGCTTCGCGAGGAGATCTTCGAGGGAGAAGAGGTCATTGTTACCGCGGAGCGGGGCATCGTCCAGGTCGACCGTACGACAACTACGGCGGTCGTTGACGGCGAACAACTGGCGGCACTCCCGGTGACGTCTATTGGTCAGGCGATCGACCTTCAGGCCGGCGTCGTGGACGGGCGCTTCAGAGGTGGACGTTCAGGGGAGGTCGCATACCTCGTCAACGGCGTACCCATCAACAACGCATTCAACAACCAGGCTGCGTTCGACGTTGAGCAAAACATGGTGGCCAGTCTGGAGGTGATCAGCGGCGTGTTCAACGCCGAATACGGGCAGGCACTCTCCGGCGTCGTCAACATCGTGACAAAGGATGTCGCCGATAAGTGGTCGGCGTCATTCCTTGGCTACATCGGCACGCTCGCGAGCTCAAAGTCACTCGAATTTACGAACCGGTCAGTCGCTCCCGGCAACGGCCTGCTTCCGTCCGACTTCTCGTCGGAGCAAGTGAAGTTCTTTGATGCCGCTGGTCTGGACCACTTTAAAGACATCCAGTTCTCGGTCGGCGGCCCCGTCATCAAGGATCGACTCGGCATGCAGGCATCGCTACGATACCTTGATGACAAGGGATATCTCTTTGGGCGCGATCTCTTTTCACCGTCGGATTCGTCGGCGGGACTCACGCAGTCTCGAACAGACCAGTGGATCATAGAATCTACCGGAGACGGCGAGATTATACCTATGGGCGCCGGCGAGCGCCTGTCGCTGAACCTCACGGCAAATGTCAGAATAAGTCGCACCTTCAACCTAGACTACAACCTGTTTCTTCAAGACGGGAGTTCCAAGCCGTACGACCAGTATTTCAAGTACGTGCCGGAAGGCGTCAACAATAATTACGTCTTTAGCCAGACACACATTGTGGGGCTTCGATATACAGTTGGCAATAAGTCGTACGGAAACGTCTCGTACAGTTATCTAAAAGACAATTTCGAGAGCCGCCGCTTTGATCTCCCGGACGGCTACGATCTCGACTATTGCATAGGGTTGACGTCAGATGATCTGACTAACGAAAATCTGCAACGCTGCAAGCTCGACAGCAGGTACCAGACGCCTCGTCTGAGCAGCCTTGTAGGTTCCAACGCCTTCAGTGTGGGCGGTAACTATCTGGGCTCCGGCGACGAAACGACGACCACGCACACGATGCTGGCGGACTTCAGCAGCCAGGTGAATCGAATCCACCTCATGAAAGCCGGTGTCCAGGCTCGTCTCCACTCCCTTCGCAATTTGGGCTACGGAATCGAGAAGTCGGCCCGGACCCAATTCACGGCTCAGATCTCTCCCTCGCAATACAGCAGGACAATTCTCGAGGCCAATCCGATCGAGTTCTCGGCGTATGTCCAGGACAAGATGGAGTTCGAAGGGCTGATCGTGAACGCGGGCCTCCGGTTCGATCTCTTCGATCCGGACTATGATCTTCCAAACGATTGGGCCCAGGCTGACAAGGAACGAATTATCAACCCTCTGGTCCCCACGGATTCAATCTCAAACCGGACACCGGCTGACATTCAGCTTCAGCTGAGTCCGCGAATTGGCATCGCGTTTCCGATCTCTTCGACCGGTGTGATGCGGTTCTCGGCGGGTCTCTTCTTCCAGACGCCGCGCCTTAACCTGCTCTACACGAACCCGGAGTATGAGGTAAACCCGGCCGCAAGTTCTGTGCAGTTTGGCAACGCCGGACTTGATCCTGAACGAACACTCGCGTTCGAAGTCGGTCTGCAGCAAGGTCTCACGGAAGATATCGGACTCGAGCTCACCCTGTTTGCGAAAGACGTCCGAAACCTGACGGGCCAGGAGATCGAGCGCACACCACGAGGCGACTACGCCATACGCTGGATCAACACCGACTATGGGACGATTCGCGGTCTGACGTTCTCGCTCTACCAACGTCCAGGCTCTCTGCTCAGCTGGACGCTGGACTACACCCTTCAGTTCGCCGAAGGCACCGCGAGCGATCCGGGTCTCGCCTTCGAGCGGGAAATTGCGGGCCTGGAAAAAATCCTCTCACTTGAGCGCCTCAACTGGGACCGCCGACACGTGCTCAACGGGACAGCGACGCTGGTACCCTACGAAGGATTCAGCCTGACCTTTGTTGGCCGGATGCGCAGTGGTGAACCTTACACCACGACGAGGAATTTTGTCAGGTCCACGCAAGTAAACAATGCGGACCGTCCGCTGCAGTTCTTTTCCGACCTGCGCGTGTACTACAAACCGAAGATGATCAAGCAGGACATGCAGCTGTTTCTGCAGATTGAGAATCTCTTCGACACACGGCCTGAGTACGCGGTCTACTCATCCAGTGGCCGCGCTGACGAATCGCTGGAGAAAGAGTTGGACAGGGCGCGAACGATCCCGGTGGGTGGTGTAAACAGTCTCGACGAATGGTACTTCAACCAGGGATGGTTCGGTGGCCCGCGTCGAGTGAGCCTCGGGCTCAGCGTCAGAATTTGA